In the genome of Saprospira sp. CCB-QB6, one region contains:
- a CDS encoding branched-chain amino acid aminotransferase, translated as MKYPISVELTKQSRLAEVDFDNLVFGRVMSDHMFVADYIDGEWTDCRIIPYGPMPMSPAIMGLHYGQAIFEGMKANISAKTGEPILFRPELHVERLNRSAKRLAMPEIPAEIFLEGVHRLVDLDRNFIPDFEGSALYLRPHMFATDAYLGVRASDSYRFVIMSCPVGPYYPKPVKIKVAEKYVRAFPGGVGFAKAAGNYAATLAPALEAKEQGFDQILWLDGKEFKYLQECGTMNIFVVIDGKIITPPTTDAILAGITRDSLIHLLKDKGFEVEERNISIQEVIEAHQAGKLDEMFGSGTAAVISHISDFSYKGKNFELSPIEGRKVGPMAKKLIQDYKVDAVEDTFDWLVPVRSSKKEFSK; from the coding sequence ATGAAATATCCAATTTCAGTGGAGCTGACGAAGCAATCTCGTCTGGCCGAGGTAGATTTTGATAACTTGGTTTTTGGGCGTGTGATGTCAGATCACATGTTTGTAGCTGACTACATCGATGGTGAGTGGACAGACTGTAGAATCATTCCTTATGGTCCTATGCCTATGAGCCCTGCTATTATGGGTTTGCATTATGGTCAGGCCATTTTTGAGGGAATGAAGGCAAATATATCGGCCAAAACTGGCGAGCCTATTCTCTTCCGTCCCGAATTGCATGTAGAGCGTCTAAATCGTTCTGCCAAGCGTTTGGCCATGCCTGAAATTCCTGCAGAGATTTTCTTAGAGGGGGTACATCGCTTAGTAGATTTGGACCGCAACTTTATTCCTGATTTTGAAGGCTCGGCTCTTTATCTTCGTCCACATATGTTTGCTACAGATGCCTATTTGGGTGTGCGTGCAAGTGATTCTTACCGTTTTGTGATTATGAGCTGCCCTGTGGGACCTTATTATCCAAAACCCGTAAAAATTAAGGTAGCAGAGAAATACGTTCGCGCTTTTCCTGGTGGAGTAGGTTTTGCTAAGGCTGCTGGAAACTATGCCGCTACTTTGGCTCCCGCTCTAGAAGCTAAGGAGCAGGGCTTTGACCAAATCCTTTGGTTGGATGGTAAAGAGTTTAAATATCTGCAAGAGTGTGGGACCATGAACATCTTTGTGGTCATTGATGGCAAAATCATTACGCCTCCTACTACAGATGCTATCTTGGCGGGTATTACTCGCGATAGCTTGATCCACTTGCTAAAAGACAAAGGGTTTGAGGTAGAGGAGCGCAATATTTCTATTCAAGAAGTAATTGAGGCCCATCAAGCAGGTAAACTAGACGAAATGTTTGGTTCTGGAACTGCAGCGGTTATTTCTCATATCTCTGACTTTAGCTACAAAGGCAAAAACTTTGAGTTGTCTCCCATCGAGGGCCGCAAAGTTGGTCCCATGGCTAAAAAGTTGATCCAAGATTATAAAGTAGATGCTGTAGAAGATACATTTGATTGGTTGGTGCCTGTGCGCAGCAGTAAGAAAGAGTTTTCTAAGTAA
- a CDS encoding DUF3137 domain-containing protein, which yields MQELQEFRRYYNNHLHADLQAFERQRWALIISIGLAILTGLGLVLAVLAFELFPIIFLLILPYWFIYNFFLRWIDRFKSRFKPLVVQSILQFIDPRLRYYHKDFIPKDSFNRAHIFPFNPHIYSGEDYIMGKIGEVYFEMCELKVMHTSDVTDRLETWLNGVFFHTKFNFRAEGQMVIIPRVQAQKFIRTFKRLTRYGGYELKDTGNPRFDEDFLVYIDRKMKYEDILTPDLLNTLNSYHERSGQEIYASFMGSHFYLAVAEPYELLDAHLFSTNVDFELISAYYEELFVFTQLVEDFDLRH from the coding sequence ATGCAAGAGCTCCAAGAATTTCGTCGCTACTACAACAATCATCTGCATGCTGATTTGCAAGCATTTGAGCGGCAGCGTTGGGCCCTCATCATTAGTATTGGATTAGCGATATTGACTGGATTGGGTTTGGTTTTGGCGGTTTTGGCCTTTGAGCTTTTCCCCATTATTTTCCTGCTCATTTTGCCCTATTGGTTTATCTACAACTTTTTTCTGCGTTGGATCGATCGCTTCAAATCTCGTTTTAAGCCCTTAGTGGTGCAGTCTATTTTGCAATTTATTGATCCTCGTTTGCGCTATTATCATAAGGATTTCATTCCCAAGGATAGCTTTAATCGAGCGCATATATTCCCCTTCAATCCGCATATTTATAGCGGAGAAGATTATATCATGGGCAAAATTGGGGAGGTTTATTTTGAGATGTGTGAGCTCAAAGTCATGCATACTTCTGATGTAACAGACCGTTTGGAAACTTGGCTCAATGGGGTCTTTTTTCACACCAAATTCAACTTTCGGGCAGAGGGCCAAATGGTCATTATCCCTAGAGTACAAGCCCAAAAATTCATTCGGACCTTCAAGCGGCTCACGCGTTATGGCGGTTATGAGCTCAAGGATACGGGCAACCCTCGCTTTGATGAGGACTTTCTGGTTTATATTGACCGAAAAATGAAATATGAGGACATTTTAACCCCTGACTTGCTCAATACCCTCAACAGCTATCACGAACGTTCGGGCCAAGAAATTTACGCCTCTTTTATGGGAAGCCATTTTTATTTGGCGGTAGCCGAACCCTATGAATTATTGGATGCCCATCTATTTAGCACCAATGTCGATTTTGAGTTGATTTCAGCCTATTATGAGGAGCTTTTTGTCTTTACCCAATTGGTAGAAGACTTTGATTTGCGTCACTAA
- a CDS encoding DMT family transporter — protein sequence MPNRLFAAHLALFTVALLYGANYSIAKIAMPEPIPPAAFIMLRALAASLLFWIASFWLKEKVAKADILRLAIASAFGVACNQLLFFKGLEMTSPISASLIMLTVPIVVLLFSVFFLNERLNSLKISGIALGIIGAAYLILNTGSSTAFKATNPMLGNLFIGGNAIAYSIYLIMIKPLAQKYQAITLLKWVFLFGCFYVLPFGGPGAWAIDYHELSAEIWAVLAFVLIGVTFFAYLLNAWALQRLPASVVSSYIYLQPLLAALIAILLGADELRPALFISAAFIFSGLFLISYKKKPKLNQEAT from the coding sequence ATGCCTAATCGCCTTTTTGCCGCCCATTTGGCCCTCTTTACAGTGGCCCTGTTGTATGGTGCAAATTACTCTATTGCCAAAATCGCTATGCCCGAGCCGATTCCTCCCGCCGCCTTTATTATGCTTAGGGCCCTAGCCGCTAGCCTGCTGTTTTGGATCGCTAGCTTTTGGCTCAAGGAAAAGGTCGCTAAGGCCGATATTCTGCGTCTAGCTATCGCCTCTGCCTTTGGCGTGGCTTGCAATCAGTTGCTCTTTTTTAAGGGATTAGAAATGACTAGCCCCATTAGCGCATCGCTCATTATGCTGACGGTCCCTATTGTGGTCCTTTTATTCTCGGTTTTCTTCTTGAATGAGCGCCTCAATAGCTTGAAAATAAGCGGAATCGCCCTGGGCATTATCGGCGCGGCTTACCTGATCCTCAACACGGGCAGCTCTACGGCTTTCAAGGCGACAAACCCTATGCTGGGCAATTTGTTTATCGGCGGCAATGCTATTGCCTACTCGATTTACCTGATTATGATTAAACCCTTGGCCCAAAAATACCAAGCCATTACGCTGCTCAAATGGGTTTTCCTCTTTGGCTGTTTTTATGTCTTGCCCTTTGGCGGCCCCGGCGCTTGGGCCATTGATTATCATGAGTTGTCTGCCGAAATATGGGCGGTGCTGGCTTTTGTCCTCATTGGCGTGACTTTCTTTGCCTATCTACTCAATGCTTGGGCCCTACAACGCCTGCCCGCTTCGGTGGTGAGTAGCTATATTTATTTGCAACCCCTACTAGCCGCCTTGATCGCTATCCTCCTCGGTGCCGACGAGCTGCGGCCCGCCCTTTTTATCTCGGCTGCCTTTATCTTCTCTGGCCTCTTCCTGATCTCTTATAAGAAGAAGCCTAAATTAAATCAGGAAGCGACTTAG
- a CDS encoding DUF1573 domain-containing protein — protein MRTLFACLAFVALFATSSFAQNIDFETKEVNYGSIEKGANGVRLFKFTNSGDAPLIISQAKGSCGCTVPTYPKEPIMPGESAEIKVKYDTNRQGPFTKYVTLTTNAKNESTTRLKIFGEVKREAAPTPKSKDNMFNH, from the coding sequence ATGAGAACCTTATTCGCTTGTCTCGCCTTTGTTGCTCTATTTGCTACTAGCTCATTTGCACAAAACATTGATTTCGAGACCAAAGAAGTTAATTATGGCAGCATCGAGAAAGGTGCCAACGGTGTCCGCTTATTCAAGTTTACCAACTCTGGCGATGCACCTTTGATTATTAGCCAAGCTAAAGGAAGCTGTGGTTGTACGGTACCTACTTACCCCAAAGAGCCGATCATGCCTGGTGAAAGTGCCGAGATTAAGGTAAAGTATGACACTAACCGCCAAGGTCCTTTTACTAAATATGTTACTTTGACTACGAATGCCAAAAATGAAAGCACTACTCGCTTGAAAATCTTTGGTGAAGTGAAGCGCGAAGCAGCTCCTACTCCTAAGAGCAAAGACAATATGTTCAACCACTAA
- a CDS encoding glucosaminidase domain-containing protein, whose translation MIFRPLLLGLGLLCIAPQLSAAEGSDPLLPLELQEEENLKAQAYIRSYLAIAIEEMNRSGIPASITLAQGMLESNYGRSELANQANNHFGIKCGKDWSSDTYYKQTLEQTAYGTERTEMACFRSYETVEESYKDHTNFLYSRKPYRDLFAARNMDYRFWAKGLKEANYATDVNYAHKLIDVIEKFDLAQYDRVSTQYQLPSNTDLSAYRADPNLDMGEDLSTVRNRVERLENSLQQALAHQVELQIELKEMNRQLNQMAQRDDRLNGKINYVGTALENQKTVIEELQVELNTVSSIQRQMLTLDPFRDLFDPETGMKKQLVIFPTQHHNQKGVFYKNSRRATTLREGMTLDDIAEEHQVELKNLRRYNDLSMGEEDNLPPNCYIYLEAKGNMVEDAQGPHKVNEGESMYTISQLYGIKLSKLYKRNRLEEGEEPAVNEFIFLNETCDNKPALRGANPYQVGETQPNVDLFGGGGAKK comes from the coding sequence ATGATTTTCAGACCCCTACTACTTGGTTTAGGCTTGCTTTGTATAGCCCCTCAACTCTCTGCGGCAGAGGGAAGTGACCCTCTTTTGCCCCTAGAGCTGCAAGAAGAGGAAAACTTAAAAGCCCAAGCTTATATCCGCAGTTATTTAGCTATCGCCATTGAGGAAATGAACCGAAGTGGCATCCCGGCTAGTATTACTTTGGCTCAAGGGATGCTGGAATCTAACTACGGTCGTAGTGAACTAGCTAATCAGGCAAATAATCATTTCGGAATTAAATGCGGCAAAGATTGGTCTAGTGATACTTACTATAAGCAAACGCTAGAACAAACAGCATACGGCACAGAACGTACAGAAATGGCTTGTTTCCGCTCTTATGAAACTGTGGAAGAGTCCTATAAGGATCACACTAACTTTTTGTACTCTCGCAAACCCTATCGCGATCTTTTTGCCGCAAGAAATATGGATTATCGCTTTTGGGCCAAAGGTCTAAAAGAAGCCAACTACGCCACAGATGTCAATTACGCACATAAGCTGATTGATGTAATTGAAAAATTTGATTTAGCACAATATGATAGAGTCTCTACACAGTATCAACTTCCTTCCAATACAGATTTAAGTGCCTATCGAGCAGATCCAAATCTCGATATGGGCGAAGACCTTTCTACGGTCCGCAATAGAGTAGAACGCCTAGAAAATAGTTTGCAACAAGCACTAGCCCATCAAGTAGAGTTACAAATAGAGCTAAAGGAGATGAATCGTCAGCTTAATCAAATGGCTCAGCGAGATGATCGCCTCAATGGTAAGATTAACTATGTTGGTACCGCTTTAGAAAACCAAAAAACGGTGATTGAAGAACTACAAGTTGAACTTAACACCGTGAGTAGTATTCAGCGCCAAATGTTGACTCTTGATCCTTTCCGCGATCTCTTTGATCCAGAAACAGGGATGAAAAAACAATTGGTCATTTTTCCTACTCAACATCATAATCAAAAGGGCGTTTTTTATAAGAATAGCCGTAGAGCCACCACCTTACGAGAAGGCATGACCTTAGATGATATTGCTGAAGAACATCAAGTGGAGCTCAAAAATTTACGCCGCTACAATGATCTTTCTATGGGAGAAGAAGATAATCTACCTCCCAATTGCTATATCTATTTGGAGGCCAAAGGGAATATGGTGGAAGATGCACAAGGTCCACATAAAGTAAATGAAGGAGAAAGCATGTACACGATCTCTCAGCTTTACGGAATTAAATTATCTAAGCTATATAAGCGAAATCGCCTAGAAGAAGGCGAAGAACCCGCAGTGAATGAGTTTATTTTCCTCAATGAAACCTGCGATAATAAACCCGCTTTGCGTGGAGCTAATCCTTATCAAGTAGGAGAAACCCAACCGAATGTTGATCTTTTTGGTGGGGGAGGAGCTAAAAAATAA
- the rdgB gene encoding RdgB/HAM1 family non-canonical purine NTP pyrophosphatase has product MQKKKLVMATANAGKIREIKAQLGEQFDFLSLTDIGCLEDIPEEQDSLQGNALQKAQYVWEHYGYACFSEDTGLEVAALNGAPGVYTARYAGPQKNPDDNMDLLLQQLAAAKDRSAQFRTVICLYLGPDDIHYFEGIAPGQIAPQRLGEKGFGYDPIFVPQGYERSFAQMTLEEKQQLSHRGQAVRQLSLFLAQL; this is encoded by the coding sequence ATGCAAAAGAAAAAATTAGTCATGGCTACCGCCAATGCGGGCAAGATCCGTGAAATTAAGGCCCAATTGGGCGAGCAATTCGACTTTTTGTCTTTGACCGATATTGGCTGCCTAGAAGATATTCCCGAAGAACAAGATAGCCTGCAAGGCAATGCCCTACAAAAGGCCCAATACGTTTGGGAACATTATGGCTATGCCTGCTTTTCTGAGGATACCGGCCTAGAAGTAGCCGCCCTAAATGGCGCACCAGGGGTTTATACCGCCCGCTATGCTGGTCCACAAAAAAATCCCGATGACAATATGGATTTACTGCTGCAGCAATTGGCGGCGGCCAAAGATCGTAGCGCTCAATTCCGAACCGTCATTTGCCTCTACCTCGGTCCAGATGATATCCACTACTTTGAAGGTATCGCCCCCGGCCAAATTGCCCCCCAACGCCTAGGCGAAAAAGGCTTTGGCTACGATCCCATTTTTGTTCCCCAAGGCTATGAACGCAGCTTTGCCCAAATGACTCTAGAAGAGAAGCAACAGCTTAGCCACAGAGGCCAAGCCGTTCGCCAATTGAGTCTGTTTTTGGCCCAACTATAA
- a CDS encoding thioredoxin domain-containing protein has product MKQLISWSLALFMLFSTGQSWAQGIQFSEGQWADILAKAKKEKKMIFVDAYAVWCGPCKWMAKNSFPDEAVGQHFNANFVNYKFDMEKGEGPEFANTHKVQAYPTLLFFSAEGKLVHKVMGAKDAEALLEDGKAAIDPKKQLYTLQKQYQSKKGLPKKEVKNYLDALMNGGDYAGAQEVAQKQLEEAEEVNWTQEEYFSLIQELFADQSSPIYDKVLAKKANFVKVLGEETVNDYLKTGLEAGMRKIAQEQQQKPYELYKERIKSVLGEKQAASTIALLDLQYYFRTPQRDKYLHVYLNEHCDNAQMLNSYAWSYFEQKEEENLLSMAYSWAKKSVALAPGFANADTEANLAFKLKRYGEAKKAAEKSIALGKENGDDVSETEALLKKIEEKMPKSANGISFTEGSWEEIKALALKENKMIFVDAYAVWCGPCKWLSKTVFTQPQVGQHFDANYISYKLDMEKGEGLEFAEKHGVKAYPTLLFFSADGELLHKSVGAPDAQQLIAESQTALDPNKQLFSLKKRYEKGDRQPEFLRNYILALSAAYENNSEEARTYLDLIKEEDWKQSENFEIISMTEVGYEQKYFDYVLAHKKEFVIQNGAETVEEYLEKGLMTKIHSLGERLNGQGTKDEEYKQLVEQLNTTLSEKSAAYYIATLNNIIYSGTKKEFKYLNILLLDHTDNWAELNEVAWAYYLANSSKKELKAALKWIDKSIALEENYYNLDTKANLLYELGKKKEALATAEKAISFAKSADMETTETEALIEKIKG; this is encoded by the coding sequence ATGAAACAATTAATTTCTTGGAGCCTAGCGCTCTTTATGCTCTTTAGTACTGGCCAAAGCTGGGCACAGGGCATTCAATTCTCTGAAGGCCAATGGGCCGATATTTTGGCCAAGGCCAAAAAGGAAAAGAAAATGATCTTTGTCGATGCCTATGCCGTTTGGTGTGGCCCCTGCAAATGGATGGCTAAAAATAGCTTTCCCGATGAGGCCGTGGGCCAACATTTCAACGCCAATTTTGTCAACTATAAGTTTGACATGGAAAAAGGCGAAGGGCCCGAATTTGCCAATACCCATAAAGTACAAGCCTACCCTACCCTGCTGTTTTTCTCTGCAGAGGGCAAGCTCGTTCATAAGGTGATGGGCGCCAAAGATGCCGAAGCCCTACTAGAAGATGGCAAGGCCGCTATTGACCCCAAAAAACAACTTTATACCCTCCAAAAGCAGTATCAATCTAAAAAGGGCTTGCCCAAAAAGGAGGTCAAAAATTATTTGGATGCTTTGATGAATGGCGGCGATTATGCCGGCGCGCAGGAAGTAGCCCAAAAACAACTAGAAGAAGCAGAGGAAGTGAACTGGACCCAAGAGGAATACTTTAGCCTCATCCAAGAACTTTTTGCCGACCAAAGCAGCCCTATCTATGATAAAGTATTGGCGAAAAAGGCCAACTTTGTAAAAGTCTTGGGCGAGGAAACGGTTAATGACTACCTCAAAACTGGACTAGAGGCAGGGATGCGCAAAATTGCGCAAGAACAGCAGCAAAAACCCTATGAGCTCTATAAAGAGCGGATCAAAAGCGTTTTGGGCGAAAAACAAGCGGCCTCAACTATTGCCCTTTTGGACCTACAGTATTATTTCCGCACCCCCCAACGCGATAAATATCTACATGTCTACCTCAATGAGCATTGCGATAATGCCCAAATGCTAAATAGCTACGCTTGGAGCTATTTTGAGCAAAAGGAAGAAGAAAATCTCTTGAGCATGGCCTATAGCTGGGCCAAAAAATCAGTAGCCCTAGCCCCTGGATTTGCCAATGCAGATACAGAAGCCAACCTCGCCTTTAAACTCAAGCGTTACGGAGAGGCCAAAAAGGCCGCCGAGAAGTCTATTGCCCTAGGCAAAGAAAATGGCGATGATGTCAGCGAGACTGAAGCCCTGCTCAAAAAGATTGAGGAAAAAATGCCCAAATCTGCCAATGGGATCAGCTTTACCGAAGGCAGCTGGGAGGAGATCAAAGCCCTTGCCCTCAAAGAAAACAAAATGATCTTTGTCGATGCCTATGCCGTTTGGTGCGGCCCCTGCAAATGGTTGAGCAAAACGGTATTTACCCAGCCACAAGTAGGCCAGCACTTCGATGCAAATTATATTAGCTACAAGTTAGATATGGAAAAAGGCGAGGGACTAGAGTTTGCCGAAAAACATGGGGTTAAAGCCTACCCCACTCTTCTATTCTTCTCTGCCGATGGCGAACTTCTCCACAAATCAGTGGGTGCACCCGATGCCCAACAGCTCATTGCCGAAAGCCAAACGGCTTTGGACCCCAACAAACAGCTCTTTAGCCTCAAAAAACGCTATGAGAAAGGCGACCGCCAACCCGAGTTTTTACGCAATTATATCCTGGCCCTTTCTGCTGCCTATGAAAACAATAGCGAAGAGGCCCGCACTTATCTAGACCTTATTAAGGAAGAAGACTGGAAGCAAAGCGAAAACTTCGAGATTATCAGCATGACTGAAGTGGGCTATGAGCAAAAGTACTTTGACTATGTTCTGGCCCACAAAAAAGAGTTTGTCATACAAAATGGGGCCGAGACAGTTGAGGAATACCTAGAAAAAGGCCTCATGACTAAAATTCATTCGCTTGGAGAACGCCTCAATGGACAAGGTACCAAAGACGAAGAGTATAAGCAGCTAGTCGAACAACTCAATACTACCCTTTCTGAGAAATCAGCCGCTTATTATATCGCTACGCTCAATAATATTATTTATAGCGGGACCAAGAAAGAGTTTAAGTATCTCAATATTCTGTTACTCGATCATACAGACAACTGGGCAGAGCTTAATGAAGTCGCTTGGGCCTATTACCTAGCGAATAGCTCTAAAAAAGAACTCAAAGCAGCCCTCAAATGGATTGATAAATCTATTGCCCTAGAGGAAAACTACTATAATCTAGATACCAAAGCCAATCTGCTCTATGAATTGGGCAAGAAGAAAGAGGCCCTTGCCACTGCCGAAAAGGCCATAAGTTTTGCCAAATCCGCAGATATGGAAACCACGGAAACAGAGGCCTTGATTGAAAAAATTAAGGGCTAA
- a CDS encoding CIS tube protein, producing the protein MQQPFPAGTAMSKLCIKAYALADYDERSYIGQIYLAINPASFDISYKVKSTEELANVAQSEEKPQASKETLAHRPEYLIPEIKFGNILVDATGAYHQGSQQDKALLKNKNNKPSVAPYIKALKALIYDYNEQANGPAYLKLEWGEILPSNDSRKEASAHTFNCIISSMDINYSLFSFEGLPIRAELSLSFWGRSPFRQQQKWDQSAVRQELVKYEYHDIQQGDNLGKISMRYFGSLAYYLLLAQYNGLTSLYQLPVGQRLMIPPKRVLLNWSKMRQQKRKRIGRKLRKTAREEGKARLRREISEAMRRASRRLF; encoded by the coding sequence ATGCAGCAACCATTTCCGGCGGGGACCGCCATGAGTAAACTGTGCATTAAGGCCTATGCTTTGGCGGATTATGATGAGCGCAGTTATATTGGGCAAATTTATTTGGCGATCAATCCGGCTAGTTTTGATATTTCCTATAAGGTGAAGAGTACGGAGGAGTTGGCGAATGTGGCGCAATCGGAGGAAAAGCCACAGGCGAGCAAAGAAACTTTGGCGCATCGTCCTGAGTATTTGATTCCAGAAATCAAGTTTGGGAATATTTTGGTGGATGCGACGGGGGCCTATCATCAGGGGAGTCAGCAGGATAAGGCCTTGTTGAAGAACAAAAATAACAAGCCTTCGGTGGCGCCATATATTAAGGCCTTGAAAGCTTTGATTTACGATTATAATGAGCAGGCGAATGGGCCCGCTTATTTGAAATTGGAGTGGGGGGAGATTTTGCCCAGCAATGATTCTCGGAAGGAGGCCAGTGCGCATACTTTCAACTGTATTATTTCGTCCATGGACATCAACTACTCTTTATTTTCCTTTGAGGGTTTGCCCATTCGGGCGGAATTAAGTTTATCCTTTTGGGGGCGTTCGCCATTTCGGCAGCAGCAAAAATGGGATCAGTCGGCAGTGCGGCAAGAATTGGTCAAATATGAGTATCACGACATTCAGCAGGGGGATAATTTGGGCAAGATTTCAATGCGTTATTTTGGCAGTTTAGCTTATTATTTATTGTTGGCGCAATACAATGGTTTGACGAGTTTATATCAGTTGCCCGTTGGGCAGCGCTTAATGATTCCGCCCAAAAGAGTGTTGTTAAATTGGTCTAAAATGAGGCAACAAAAGCGGAAGCGAATAGGGCGTAAGCTGCGCAAAACGGCTAGAGAAGAAGGCAAGGCGCGTTTGCGTCGAGAGATATCGGAGGCTATGCGTCGGGCGAGTAGGCGGTTATTTTAG
- a CDS encoding CDP-alcohol phosphatidyltransferase family protein: MIRILLKADTFLGKTKHQFMWTSIKQQIPNSVTLLNAWAGAAAIISLFSGQWEVLPYCLLVSLMADFGDGLLARLLKAQSPLGKELDSLADLISFGFFPAAMLYQLFMQALELPEGLQWGQRESYLLLLPFLLLLFSALRLAKFNTDSRQSESFIGLNTPATTLFVFGYFWTVQQQLYGLEQYLLWPPLLYGLLALLCYLLIAEIPLLSFKFKSLAWQPNRWRFLLILGILPLLIFLPLGLALPAGILLYLLLSVVAIVVGDLRLGE, encoded by the coding sequence ATGATTAGAATTCTCTTAAAGGCCGATACCTTTTTGGGAAAAACAAAACATCAATTTATGTGGACAAGCATCAAGCAACAAATCCCCAATTCGGTCACCTTATTGAATGCCTGGGCGGGGGCGGCGGCCATCATCAGTCTATTTTCTGGACAATGGGAGGTTTTGCCCTACTGCCTCTTGGTTTCCCTAATGGCTGACTTTGGAGATGGCTTATTGGCGCGTTTGCTCAAAGCGCAATCGCCTTTGGGCAAAGAGCTCGACTCTTTAGCGGATCTGATTTCCTTTGGTTTTTTTCCGGCCGCCATGTTGTATCAGCTCTTCATGCAAGCCTTGGAGCTGCCAGAGGGATTGCAATGGGGGCAGCGGGAGAGCTACCTGCTCTTGTTGCCTTTTTTGTTGCTCTTGTTTTCGGCCCTGCGTTTGGCCAAATTCAATACGGATAGTCGGCAATCGGAAAGCTTTATTGGTTTGAACACCCCGGCCACCACCCTCTTTGTCTTTGGTTACTTTTGGACCGTACAGCAGCAGCTCTATGGATTGGAGCAATACTTACTTTGGCCGCCCTTGCTTTATGGCTTGCTGGCTTTGCTTTGCTACCTCCTCATTGCGGAGATTCCCTTGCTCAGCTTCAAGTTTAAGTCCTTGGCGTGGCAGCCCAACCGTTGGCGTTTTCTGCTCATCTTGGGCATCTTACCCTTGCTGATCTTTTTGCCCTTGGGCTTAGCCCTGCCTGCGGGGATTCTGCTCTACTTGTTGTTGTCGGTGGTGGCTATTGTGGTGGGGGACTTGCGTTTGGGGGAGTAG
- a CDS encoding NRAMP family divalent metal transporter translates to MQNLSQRWARLGPGLLFAAAAIGVSHLVLSTQAGGQYGFGLFWLLILAHLAKYPFFEFALRYAQKTGKTLLQGYQELGQWVLLLFIGLTLGTMFSVQAAVSFVSAALAGPILGLNQPLYMSAGLLVFAAVILLWGQYKLLDQLMKYMVFSLSILTLLALLRLLFRPLPEIDYMPFFSLEASHLAFIIAFAGWMPAPLDLSVWQSIWTLEKKKNQADFGWKEAQFDFQLGYGVSIFLACCFMALGAILLAGSDFPQKALAFAQQLLKVYEEALGPWAAIWVSWAAFICMFSTLITCLDALSRTMGQAMELAFPNSSFWHRQGLWIAVLIGGALLIIFAFLQAMGQLIFIATALSFLSTPFFAWANSRLAFSLPKEDAPSPKFRYLAYFAGGFLLLFCGLYLFSLLG, encoded by the coding sequence ATGCAAAATCTATCTCAACGTTGGGCACGCTTAGGCCCTGGTTTGCTCTTTGCCGCAGCGGCCATTGGCGTTTCGCATTTGGTCCTTTCTACTCAAGCGGGGGGACAATATGGATTTGGGTTGTTTTGGCTACTCATTTTGGCCCATTTGGCCAAATATCCCTTTTTTGAATTTGCCCTGCGCTATGCCCAAAAAACGGGAAAAACGCTTTTGCAAGGTTATCAGGAGCTGGGCCAATGGGTGCTTTTGCTTTTTATTGGGCTTACTTTAGGGACCATGTTTAGCGTGCAGGCTGCAGTCAGTTTTGTCTCTGCCGCTTTGGCGGGCCCCATTTTGGGCCTGAATCAACCGCTTTATATGTCGGCTGGACTCTTAGTTTTTGCCGCTGTCATTCTCTTATGGGGCCAATATAAACTGTTGGACCAGCTGATGAAATATATGGTCTTTTCCCTCTCCATTTTGACGCTTTTGGCCCTACTTCGCCTACTTTTTCGGCCTTTGCCAGAGATAGATTATATGCCTTTTTTCTCTTTAGAAGCTAGCCATTTGGCCTTTATTATTGCCTTTGCAGGCTGGATGCCCGCGCCCCTAGATCTTTCGGTCTGGCAATCGATCTGGACCCTAGAAAAGAAGAAAAATCAAGCAGATTTTGGCTGGAAAGAAGCCCAGTTTGATTTCCAATTGGGCTATGGCGTGAGCATTTTTTTGGCCTGTTGTTTTATGGCTTTGGGCGCTATTTTATTAGCTGGTAGCGACTTTCCCCAAAAGGCGCTCGCTTTTGCCCAACAATTGCTCAAGGTATATGAGGAGGCGCTAGGCCCTTGGGCCGCCATTTGGGTAAGCTGGGCCGCCTTTATCTGCATGTTTAGTACCCTGATTACTTGCCTAGATGCCCTGAGCCGAACGATGGGCCAAGCTATGGAATTAGCTTTCCCAAACTCGTCTTTTTGGCATCGGCAGGGACTCTGGATCGCCGTCTTAATTGGAGGCGCTTTGCTCATCATTTTTGCCTTTTTACAAGCTATGGGACAGCTGATTTTTATCGCTACCGCGCTCTCTTTTCTCAGTACGCCATTTTTTGCCTGGGCCAATAGCCGCCTAGCTTTCAGTCTGCCCAAAGAAGATGCACCCAGCCCAAAATTTCGCTATTTAGCCTATTTCGCTGGGGGCTTCCTCCTGCTCTTTTGCGGCCTCTATTTGTTCTCTTTGTTGGGCTAA